One part of the Neoarius graeffei isolate fNeoGra1 chromosome 2, fNeoGra1.pri, whole genome shotgun sequence genome encodes these proteins:
- the LOC132872264 gene encoding uncharacterized protein LOC132872264 isoform X2, giving the protein MERRAIKRKAPVMSSVPNKRRCPRNSGVPTMEKLTCSGPSTLLMLIIGAQDSYMKEALGLYQFINTCVPDTLLASFHILYIKHLHIRDLLMSNYFIKILMIKLNGAKYNHARALWIQQLVDFNKCDRFSNIKDHFPVIDKLVYAKVDYHQETPSDHPVYKKTLSKFRIFGDLRAMGDPISGPALILVHRDVYNPRYGPCMHNVPPLAVVDDDGSDRG; this is encoded by the exons atggaAAGAAGAGCAATTAAAAGAAAAG CCCCAGTCATGAGCAGCGTACCAAATAAAAG GCGCTGCCCAAGGAACAGTGGTG TTCCAACAATGGAAAAGTTGACATG TTCCGGGCCATCGACATTGCTGATGCTGATTATTGGAGCTCAAGATTCCTACATGAAAGAAGCTTTAGGCTTATACCAGTTTATCAACACATGCGTGCCAGACACATTGCTGGCTTCCTTTCATATTCTTTATATCAAACATTTACATATAAGAGATCTTCTAATGTCAAATTACTTTATTAAAATACTTATGATAAAGTTAAATGGAGCAAAGTATAATCATGCCAGAGCCCTTTGGATTCAACAGCTGGTGGATTTTAATAAATGTGACCGTTTCAGCAATATAAAGGACCATTTCCCAGTCATTGATAAACTGGTATATGCTAAAGTTGATTATCATCAGGAAACCCCCAGTGACCATCCCGTATATAAAAAAACACTGAG CAAATTTCGGATATTTGGTGACCTGAGGGCTATGGGTGACCCCATATCCGGTCCAGCTCTTATTCTAGTTCATCGAGATGTTTACAATCCTCGTTATGGTCCTTGCATGCATAATGTACCACCCTTGGCTGTTGTAGATGACGACGGAAG tgacagaggatag
- the LOC132872264 gene encoding uncharacterized protein LOC132872264 isoform X3 yields the protein MERRAIKRKAPVMSSVPNKRRCPRNSGVPTMEKLTCKFRIFGDLRAMGDPISGPALILVHRDVYNPRYGPCMHNVPPLAVVDDDGRVAIVLHAIDQDDQLTGC from the exons atggaAAGAAGAGCAATTAAAAGAAAAG CCCCAGTCATGAGCAGCGTACCAAATAAAAG GCGCTGCCCAAGGAACAGTGGTG TTCCAACAATGGAAAAGTTGACATG CAAATTTCGGATATTTGGTGACCTGAGGGCTATGGGTGACCCCATATCCGGTCCAGCTCTTATTCTAGTTCATCGAGATGTTTACAATCCTCGTTATGGTCCTTGCATGCATAATGTACCACCCTTGGCTGTTGTAGATGACGACGGAAG GGTGGCAATAGTTCTGCATGCTATAGATCAGGATGATCAGTTGACAGGTTGTtga
- the LOC132872264 gene encoding uncharacterized protein LOC132872264 isoform X1, with the protein MERRAIKRKAPVMSSVPNKRRCPRNSGVPTMEKLTCSGPSTLLMLIIGAQDSYMKEALGLYQFINTCVPDTLLASFHILYIKHLHIRDLLMSNYFIKILMIKLNGAKYNHARALWIQQLVDFNKCDRFSNIKDHFPVIDKLVYAKVDYHQETPSDHPVYKKTLSKFRIFGDLRAMGDPISGPALILVHRDVYNPRYGPCMHNVPPLAVVDDDGRVAIVLHAIDQDDQLTGC; encoded by the exons atggaAAGAAGAGCAATTAAAAGAAAAG CCCCAGTCATGAGCAGCGTACCAAATAAAAG GCGCTGCCCAAGGAACAGTGGTG TTCCAACAATGGAAAAGTTGACATG TTCCGGGCCATCGACATTGCTGATGCTGATTATTGGAGCTCAAGATTCCTACATGAAAGAAGCTTTAGGCTTATACCAGTTTATCAACACATGCGTGCCAGACACATTGCTGGCTTCCTTTCATATTCTTTATATCAAACATTTACATATAAGAGATCTTCTAATGTCAAATTACTTTATTAAAATACTTATGATAAAGTTAAATGGAGCAAAGTATAATCATGCCAGAGCCCTTTGGATTCAACAGCTGGTGGATTTTAATAAATGTGACCGTTTCAGCAATATAAAGGACCATTTCCCAGTCATTGATAAACTGGTATATGCTAAAGTTGATTATCATCAGGAAACCCCCAGTGACCATCCCGTATATAAAAAAACACTGAG CAAATTTCGGATATTTGGTGACCTGAGGGCTATGGGTGACCCCATATCCGGTCCAGCTCTTATTCTAGTTCATCGAGATGTTTACAATCCTCGTTATGGTCCTTGCATGCATAATGTACCACCCTTGGCTGTTGTAGATGACGACGGAAG GGTGGCAATAGTTCTGCATGCTATAGATCAGGATGATCAGTTGACAGGTTGTtga